Proteins found in one Seonamhaeicola sp. S2-3 genomic segment:
- a CDS encoding acetoacetate--CoA ligase, which produces MEKLWEASYNFKNNSHLKNYCNWLAKHYGLKFIDYQELWKWSADNTEMFWESIWKYFNIKSHSQYSRVLSSYNMPNCKWFEGATLNYAEHIFRQSKPKETAIFFSNETGKHIQISWEALEQKVAAMITYLKSIGVKKGDCVVAYLPNVPEATIVFLAVNALGAIWSSTSPDFGTESVVNRFAQIKPKVLIAVDGYNYNGKPYDKTSTVKQIISSLPTLKKVIILPYLNNNALDGFDDDCVNINTIFSTYTGKLQFEAVDFNHPIWVLYSSGTTGLPKAIVHSHGGILLEHYKYMAFHNDVHEGERYFWFTTTGWMMWNFLQSALLMGASIVLYDGSPTYPKFDALWSFSDDLNINYFGTSAPYLVANMKKQLNIKNKHNLSSIRSISSTGAPLPTEAFDYVYKNIKQDVWLCSMAGGTDVCTAFVGGTPLNAVYSGEIQCRALGVSLYALDDLGNPIEDDLGEMVIDKPMPSMPIYFWNDKDNARYKSSYFEDYPGKWRHGDFIKINSKTGGLVIYGRSDATLNRHGIRIGTSEIYRAVNKIKAVEDALIINLELEGGKHYMPLFVKLKEGIDLTDDIKQAINSQLKSDYSPRHVPDEIIEVKDIPYTISGKKMEAPIKKILLKMPIEKSINIDAMRNPESVKFFIEFAKTI; this is translated from the coding sequence ATGGAAAAACTTTGGGAAGCTTCATATAATTTCAAAAACAATAGCCACTTAAAAAACTATTGCAATTGGCTAGCAAAACATTATGGTTTAAAATTTATAGACTACCAAGAATTATGGAAATGGTCTGCAGATAATACCGAAATGTTTTGGGAAAGTATATGGAAATACTTCAATATAAAATCTCATAGTCAGTATTCTAGGGTATTATCATCATACAACATGCCCAACTGCAAGTGGTTTGAAGGTGCTACCTTAAACTATGCCGAACATATTTTTAGACAATCTAAACCTAAAGAAACCGCCATATTTTTTAGTAACGAAACAGGAAAACACATTCAAATTTCATGGGAAGCACTTGAACAAAAAGTAGCTGCTATGATAACCTACTTAAAATCTATAGGTGTTAAAAAAGGCGATTGTGTAGTGGCTTATCTGCCTAATGTACCTGAAGCTACCATAGTATTTTTAGCCGTAAACGCATTAGGGGCTATTTGGTCTAGTACGTCTCCAGATTTTGGTACAGAAAGTGTTGTAAACCGGTTTGCACAAATTAAACCCAAAGTTTTAATTGCGGTAGATGGTTATAATTATAATGGCAAACCTTATGATAAAACCAGTACAGTAAAACAAATTATAAGTTCGCTTCCAACATTAAAAAAGGTAATTATATTGCCTTATTTAAATAACAATGCACTTGATGGTTTTGATGATGATTGTGTAAACATAAACACCATTTTCAGTACATACACTGGTAAATTACAATTTGAAGCAGTAGATTTTAATCATCCTATTTGGGTGTTATATTCATCTGGAACTACGGGTTTACCCAAAGCCATAGTACACTCTCACGGAGGTATTTTATTAGAACACTATAAATACATGGCATTTCATAACGATGTTCATGAAGGCGAACGCTACTTTTGGTTTACTACCACTGGCTGGATGATGTGGAATTTTTTACAATCGGCACTACTTATGGGTGCTTCTATTGTGTTATATGATGGCAGTCCAACATATCCTAAATTTGATGCGCTTTGGAGTTTTTCAGATGATTTAAACATTAATTATTTTGGTACTAGCGCTCCTTATTTGGTAGCTAATATGAAAAAACAGCTTAACATTAAAAACAAACACAATCTATCATCTATAAGGTCTATAAGTTCTACTGGAGCACCTTTACCTACCGAAGCCTTTGATTATGTATATAAAAACATAAAACAAGATGTCTGGTTATGCTCTATGGCTGGAGGAACAGACGTTTGTACCGCTTTTGTTGGGGGTACACCATTAAATGCTGTTTACTCTGGTGAAATTCAATGTCGTGCTTTAGGAGTGTCTTTATATGCTTTAGATGATTTAGGCAACCCTATTGAAGATGATTTAGGCGAAATGGTAATTGATAAACCCATGCCCTCAATGCCTATTTACTTTTGGAACGATAAGGATAATGCCAGATATAAATCGAGTTATTTTGAAGATTACCCAGGCAAATGGCGCCATGGCGATTTTATTAAAATTAACTCTAAAACGGGCGGACTTGTTATTTACGGACGCTCTGATGCTACTTTAAACAGGCACGGTATAAGAATTGGCACTAGTGAAATTTACAGAGCTGTAAATAAAATAAAAGCTGTTGAAGACGCCTTAATAATTAATCTTGAATTAGAAGGCGGTAAACATTACATGCCACTATTTGTTAAACTTAAAGAAGGCATTGATTTAACAGACGACATTAAACAAGCCATTAATAGCCAACTAAAAAGTGATTATTCTCCACGCCATGTCCCCGATGAAATTATTGAAGTAAAAGACATTCCTTATACCATTAGCGGGAAAAAAATGGAAGCACCTATAAAAAAGATATTACTAAAAATGCCCATAGAAAAATCTATTAATATAGATGCTATGCGCAATCCAGAATCAGTAAAGTTTTTTATTGAATTTGCTAAAACTATTTAG
- a CDS encoding ABC transporter ATP-binding protein, translated as MHKKPILTVKDLTISFGNNEVIHNISYHLNKNEILGIVGESGSGKSVSSLAILGLLPKNISKISSGSIVYNNLNLTTLSSKKYQNIRGNKISMIFQEPMSSLNPSMTCGKQVEEILFQHTNLSKPEVKAEVISLFEKVKLPEPQRVFKSYPHEISGGQKQRVMIAMAIACKPDILIADEPTTALDVTVQKDIIKLLKTLQEETKMSVIFITHDLALISEIADRVLVMYKGNIVEQGMVSNIFKSPKHNYTKALINSRPSLDVRLKVLPTIQDYLNDTISTEIISNEQRKLQHKNIYSKPPLLEVINVEKTYFSKSGWFTKPKAFKAVNNISFKLYEGETLGLVGESGCGKSTLGNAILQLDKATAGQILYNGVDITKLSKTEIKKLRKDIQIIFQDPYSSLNPRIPVGEAIMEPMQVHNLFNSDKERKEKVVEILNKVGLSEDYFNRYAHEFSGGQRQRIGIARTIALQPKLIVCDESVSALDISVQAQVLNLLNELKEDFGFTYIFISHDLAVVKYMSDQLLVMNQGQIEELDDADTIYNTPKKDYTKKLIHAIPKGL; from the coding sequence ATGCATAAAAAACCTATTTTAACAGTTAAAGATTTAACCATTTCATTTGGTAATAATGAAGTTATTCACAACATTTCGTATCATTTAAATAAAAACGAAATTCTTGGCATTGTTGGTGAATCTGGTTCTGGTAAATCTGTATCTTCTTTAGCTATTCTTGGGTTACTTCCTAAAAATATTTCCAAAATTTCATCTGGAAGTATTGTTTACAACAACTTAAATTTAACAACGCTTTCATCTAAAAAATATCAAAACATTCGGGGCAATAAAATAAGTATGATTTTCCAGGAGCCCATGAGCTCTTTAAACCCGTCTATGACCTGTGGTAAACAAGTTGAAGAAATATTATTTCAGCATACAAACTTATCAAAACCTGAAGTTAAGGCAGAAGTTATTTCACTATTTGAAAAAGTAAAACTTCCAGAACCTCAGCGCGTGTTTAAATCGTATCCGCATGAAATTTCGGGCGGACAAAAACAACGTGTTATGATAGCCATGGCCATTGCTTGTAAACCCGATATTTTAATTGCTGACGAACCTACCACAGCTTTAGATGTTACCGTACAAAAAGACATTATAAAACTGCTTAAAACGCTTCAAGAAGAAACTAAAATGAGTGTTATTTTTATAACGCACGATTTGGCACTAATTTCAGAAATAGCAGATAGGGTTTTAGTAATGTATAAAGGTAATATTGTAGAGCAAGGTATGGTTTCTAATATCTTTAAATCGCCTAAGCACAATTACACAAAAGCACTTATTAATTCCCGTCCTTCTTTAGATGTTAGATTAAAAGTACTCCCTACAATTCAAGACTATTTAAACGATACTATTTCAACAGAAATAATAAGTAACGAACAACGAAAGCTTCAACATAAAAACATATACAGTAAGCCACCTTTATTAGAGGTTATAAATGTTGAAAAAACATATTTTTCAAAATCAGGTTGGTTTACAAAACCAAAAGCTTTTAAAGCTGTAAATAATATAAGTTTTAAACTTTATGAGGGTGAAACTTTAGGATTGGTTGGTGAGTCTGGTTGCGGGAAATCTACTTTAGGAAATGCCATTCTACAATTAGATAAAGCAACGGCTGGACAAATTTTATATAACGGTGTTGATATTACAAAACTTTCAAAAACAGAGATAAAAAAGCTTAGAAAAGACATTCAAATTATATTTCAAGACCCCTATTCTTCATTAAACCCAAGAATTCCTGTTGGCGAAGCTATAATGGAGCCTATGCAGGTTCATAACCTTTTTAATTCTGATAAAGAACGAAAAGAAAAAGTTGTTGAAATATTAAATAAAGTGGGCTTATCTGAAGATTATTTTAACCGTTATGCGCATGAGTTTTCGGGTGGTCAACGCCAACGTATTGGTATTGCTAGAACTATTGCGCTGCAACCTAAACTAATTGTTTGCGATGAATCTGTTTCTGCTTTAGATATATCAGTTCAAGCGCAAGTTTTAAATCTGCTAAATGAGCTTAAAGAAGATTTTGGTTTTACTTATATATTTATTTCACACGACCTAGCAGTTGTAAAATATATGAGCGACCAATTATTGGTTATGAATCAAGGACAAATTGAAGAATTAGATGATGCCGATACCATTTACAACACCCCTAAAAAAGACTACACTAAAAAATTAATTCATGCTATACCCAAAGGGTTATAG
- a CDS encoding 3'-5' exonuclease, which translates to MISKLNLENILFLDIETVPEQQYFSDLDEDKQALWESKSQYQRKDEFTAEEFYNRAGIWAEFGKIVCISVGYFNFQGELRKFRVTSFYGDEITILNDFKNLLTTHFNQAKHLLCAHNGKEFDFPYIARRMIINNIELPYKLNLFGKKPWEVPHLDTLELWKFGDYKNYTSLKLLTNVLGIPSPKDDIDGSEVYNVYYEENNIDRIIQYCEKDTIAVAQIFLRLRGDDILNDDEIIHI; encoded by the coding sequence ATGATCTCTAAATTAAATTTAGAAAACATATTGTTTTTAGATATTGAAACGGTTCCAGAGCAACAATACTTTTCTGATTTAGATGAAGATAAACAAGCGCTTTGGGAGAGTAAATCTCAATACCAAAGAAAAGATGAATTTACTGCCGAAGAGTTTTACAACCGAGCTGGAATTTGGGCAGAATTTGGAAAAATAGTTTGTATTTCTGTAGGCTATTTTAACTTTCAAGGTGAGCTTAGAAAATTTAGAGTTACCTCTTTTTATGGCGATGAGATTACCATTTTAAACGATTTCAAAAATTTATTAACCACACACTTTAATCAGGCCAAACATTTATTGTGCGCCCATAACGGTAAAGAATTCGACTTTCCTTATATTGCTCGACGTATGATTATCAATAATATTGAGTTACCTTATAAATTGAACCTTTTTGGCAAAAAACCTTGGGAAGTACCACACCTTGATACTTTAGAGTTATGGAAATTTGGTGATTATAAAAACTACACCTCTTTAAAATTACTTACCAATGTTTTGGGCATACCTTCACCAAAAGATGATATTGATGGTAGTGAAGTGTATAACGTTTATTATGAAGAAAACAACATAGATAGAATCATTCAATATTGCGAAAAAGACACCATAGCAGTTGCTCAAATTTTTTTAAGATTACGTGGTGATGACATTTTAAATGACGATGAAATTATTCATATTTAA
- a CDS encoding serine hydrolase, with product MNFFKKLVKWLIAIIAILIILLYVFDYGYIIRGAKIVYFTGHKTAFIDDYPYFENDTIKKGLQVDEWPIHKNYNSKEPTEKLSKVNQDWGTIAYVIIKNDSIWFEKYYDGFSNTSKTNSFSMAKSITSALLGKAIMDGYIKSLDQPISDFYPQYSYAKTTVGDLSSMASGLDWVEHYTSPFSVTARANYDDDLAETILNQKVVKTPGKSFEYLSGSTQLLGMIIQKATGKSLSNYLSESFWKPMGAANDAFWQLDDKNNRLAKAFCCISSNARDFARFGKLYKDNGKWNGKQLLDSAFVKKSITPRFKESPEYGYGWWLKDVGKKHFFMMRGHLGQYVIVEPNDNVIIVRLGHKKSPDEGVGKFTNDITVYIEEAYKMLEYDL from the coding sequence ATGAATTTTTTTAAAAAGCTTGTTAAGTGGCTTATCGCAATTATTGCTATTCTAATCATTTTACTTTACGTTTTTGATTACGGATACATTATTAGAGGTGCAAAAATTGTGTATTTCACCGGTCATAAAACAGCTTTTATTGATGACTATCCTTATTTTGAAAACGATACCATAAAAAAAGGATTGCAAGTTGATGAATGGCCAATTCATAAAAACTATAATAGCAAAGAACCCACAGAAAAACTCAGCAAAGTAAATCAAGATTGGGGCACCATTGCTTATGTTATTATAAAAAACGATAGTATTTGGTTTGAGAAATATTACGATGGCTTTAGTAACACCTCTAAAACCAACTCGTTTTCTATGGCTAAAAGTATAACCTCTGCTTTATTAGGAAAAGCCATTATGGATGGTTACATAAAAAGCCTAGACCAACCCATTAGCGACTTTTACCCACAATACAGTTATGCTAAAACCACCGTTGGCGATTTATCATCAATGGCATCTGGTTTAGATTGGGTAGAACATTACACAAGTCCTTTTTCGGTAACAGCAAGAGCTAATTATGACGACGATTTAGCCGAAACCATACTAAACCAAAAAGTAGTAAAAACACCTGGAAAATCTTTTGAATATTTAAGCGGAAGCACACAATTATTGGGTATGATTATACAAAAGGCTACAGGTAAAAGTTTATCTAATTACTTATCTGAAAGCTTTTGGAAACCTATGGGAGCTGCTAATGATGCGTTTTGGCAACTAGACGATAAAAATAACCGATTAGCAAAAGCTTTTTGCTGCATTTCAAGTAATGCTAGAGACTTTGCGCGTTTTGGTAAACTATACAAAGACAACGGAAAATGGAATGGTAAACAACTTCTAGACTCTGCTTTTGTTAAAAAAAGTATTACGCCTCGTTTTAAAGAAAGTCCAGAATACGGCTATGGCTGGTGGTTAAAAGATGTTGGCAAAAAACACTTTTTTATGATGCGTGGTCACCTAGGGCAATATGTTATTGTAGAACCAAACGATAATGTTATTATTGTTCGTTTAGGTCATAAAAAATCTCCCGACGAAGGTGTTGGCAAATTTACAAATGATATTACTGTTTATATTGAAGAAGCTTATAAAATGTTAGAATATGATCTCTAA
- a CDS encoding methylated-DNA--[protein]-cysteine S-methyltransferase, whose translation MESCIIKSPLGFTKITGDDEGIQSVTVLNSEEKITDIIPIELEDCVIQLQEYFEGSRKQFQLKLNLQGTNFQKKVWEQLKQIPYGKTLSYLELSKQLGDIKAIRAVANANGKNPIWIIIPCHRIIGSNGSLTGYAGGLHRKKWLLEHESPYKQQSLF comes from the coding sequence ATGGAATCTTGCATCATTAAATCGCCATTAGGTTTTACCAAAATAACTGGTGATGATGAAGGTATACAATCTGTAACCGTATTAAATTCCGAAGAAAAAATCACAGACATTATTCCTATTGAGTTAGAAGATTGTGTTATTCAATTACAAGAATATTTTGAAGGTTCAAGAAAACAATTCCAATTAAAACTCAATTTGCAAGGAACCAATTTTCAAAAGAAAGTGTGGGAACAACTAAAGCAAATTCCATACGGAAAAACACTATCATATTTAGAACTTTCAAAACAATTAGGCGATATAAAAGCTATTAGAGCTGTGGCTAATGCCAATGGTAAAAATCCAATCTGGATTATCATCCCCTGTCACCGTATTATTGGTTCTAATGGAAGCTTAACAGGATACGCAGGTGGCTTACACCGTAAAAAATGGCTGCTAGAGCATGAAAGCCCATACAAACAGCAATCCCTCTTTTAG
- a CDS encoding CNNM domain-containing protein, with protein MSALFFWATISIFFSFLCSILEAVLLSVTPTFINVKKQEGKDYAVTLEELKKDVDKPLIAILTLNTIAHTLGAMMVGIEAEKLPYKIEIWGINTVGIVSAIMTFLILVASEIIPKTIGATYWKGLSNFASKALTIMIFPLKWTGILWFLQLTTKLIGGKGHGSVLSREGFMAMTEIAHEEGVFQESESKVIKNLLTFKEVKAKDIMTPRTVMKTEDEDTTIEDFFKRNLNIRFSRIPVYTNDSDNITGLVLKDEIFKEMALDNNGKKLSEIKRNIIVVNRSLAIPTLFEKLVESRNHMALVVDEYGSVSGLVTMEDVIETLLGLEIMDESDNVSNLQLLARKSWEARAKKLGIIEEDNPEE; from the coding sequence ATGAGCGCACTATTTTTTTGGGCAACCATCTCCATTTTCTTTTCGTTTTTATGTTCCATTCTAGAAGCTGTGTTACTAAGCGTTACTCCAACCTTTATTAATGTAAAAAAACAAGAAGGAAAAGACTATGCAGTAACCTTAGAAGAATTAAAAAAAGACGTAGACAAACCTCTAATTGCAATTCTTACGCTTAATACTATTGCACATACTTTAGGCGCTATGATGGTTGGTATTGAAGCCGAAAAACTGCCTTATAAAATTGAAATTTGGGGTATTAATACCGTTGGTATTGTATCTGCAATAATGACATTTTTAATTCTAGTAGCGTCTGAAATCATACCAAAAACTATAGGTGCAACTTACTGGAAAGGGCTGTCTAATTTTGCTTCAAAAGCATTAACCATTATGATTTTCCCTTTAAAATGGACAGGTATTTTATGGTTTTTACAGCTTACCACAAAACTTATTGGTGGTAAAGGTCATGGCAGTGTATTAAGTAGAGAAGGTTTTATGGCTATGACCGAAATTGCCCATGAAGAAGGTGTATTTCAGGAATCTGAAAGCAAGGTCATTAAAAACCTATTAACTTTTAAAGAAGTTAAAGCAAAAGATATCATGACCCCTAGAACGGTTATGAAAACTGAAGATGAAGACACTACTATAGAAGATTTTTTTAAAAGAAATTTAAACATTCGATTTTCCAGAATTCCTGTTTATACAAATGATTCAGACAATATTACAGGATTGGTTTTAAAAGATGAAATCTTCAAAGAAATGGCTTTAGATAATAACGGTAAAAAGTTATCAGAAATAAAGCGAAACATTATAGTTGTAAACAGAAGTCTAGCTATTCCTACCCTTTTTGAAAAACTAGTTGAAAGCAGAAATCATATGGCTTTAGTGGTAGATGAGTACGGTTCTGTTAGTGGTTTGGTAACTATGGAAGATGTTATTGAAACCCTACTTGGTTTAGAAATTATGGACGAAAGCGATAACGTTTCTAATCTACAACTCCTTGCAAGAAAAAGTTGGGAAGCCCGAGCCAAAAAACTTGGCATTATAGAAGAAGACAACCCCGAAGAGTAA
- the hemB gene encoding porphobilinogen synthase, producing MYPLKRNRRLRTNEAIRSLVRETAITPNDFLVPLFVVEGKGVKDEIPSMPNYFRYSLDLLENEVKELWRLGLKAVLLFVKVPDNLKDNKGTEAINPNGLMQRAIKTVKNACPDMLVMTDVALDPYSSVGHDGIVQNGMIINDESAEVLAKMALTHAQAGADFVAPSDMNDGRTLQIRQLLEQEGFKNTGIMAYTAKYASSFYGPFRDALDSAPVDLVNVPKDKKTYQMDFGNRLEAVRETLIDIEEGADIVMVKPGLSYLDILREIKNEVNVPVAVYQVSGEYAMIKAAAEKGWLNHDQVIMETTMAFKRAGADIITSYFAKDVVKLIQ from the coding sequence ATGTATCCTTTAAAAAGAAATAGAAGATTAAGAACCAACGAGGCTATTCGTAGTTTAGTTCGTGAAACAGCAATAACACCAAACGATTTTTTAGTACCACTTTTTGTGGTAGAAGGTAAAGGTGTAAAAGATGAAATTCCATCAATGCCCAACTACTTTCGTTATAGTTTAGATTTACTAGAAAACGAAGTAAAAGAATTATGGCGTTTAGGTTTAAAAGCCGTACTTCTTTTTGTAAAAGTACCCGATAATTTAAAAGACAATAAAGGTACCGAAGCTATAAACCCAAACGGACTCATGCAACGCGCCATAAAAACCGTAAAAAATGCCTGCCCCGACATGTTGGTTATGACTGATGTGGCGCTAGACCCCTATTCATCTGTTGGTCATGACGGTATTGTACAAAACGGTATGATTATCAACGATGAATCTGCTGAAGTTCTAGCAAAAATGGCGTTAACACATGCTCAAGCTGGAGCTGATTTTGTTGCACCAAGTGATATGAATGATGGAAGAACACTTCAAATTCGTCAATTACTAGAACAAGAAGGTTTTAAAAATACAGGTATTATGGCATATACCGCCAAATATGCCTCGTCGTTTTATGGTCCTTTTCGTGATGCACTCGATTCTGCTCCTGTTGATTTAGTAAATGTTCCTAAAGACAAAAAAACCTACCAAATGGATTTTGGTAACAGATTAGAAGCTGTTCGTGAAACTTTAATTGATATAGAAGAAGGCGCAGATATTGTTATGGTAAAACCAGGGCTTTCTTATTTAGATATTTTAAGAGAAATTAAAAATGAAGTGAATGTTCCTGTTGCAGTATACCAAGTCTCTGGTGAATATGCCATGATTAAAGCTGCGGCCGAAAAAGGTTGGTTAAACCATGACCAAGTTATAATGGAAACTACTATGGCTTTTAAACGTGCTGGAGCAGATATTATAACCTCCTATTTTGCAAAAGATGTAGTTAAGTTAATTCAATAA
- a CDS encoding YchJ family protein produces the protein MNCYCGSQKLYKECCEIFHKNGGKTETAEQLMRSRYSAFVLANGNYLMQTHHKSTRPIKDKKNIEKWAKSVQWLKLEVLETTADTVKFNAYFFENGKPDVIHENSKFVKENNRWYYLGFAK, from the coding sequence ATGAATTGCTATTGCGGATCACAAAAATTGTATAAAGAGTGCTGCGAAATCTTTCATAAAAATGGAGGTAAAACAGAAACTGCAGAACAACTAATGCGATCAAGATATTCTGCTTTTGTATTAGCAAATGGTAATTATCTAATGCAAACACATCATAAAAGTACACGACCTATAAAAGACAAGAAAAATATCGAAAAATGGGCAAAATCTGTTCAATGGTTAAAATTAGAAGTCTTAGAAACTACTGCAGATACAGTAAAATTTAATGCCTACTTTTTTGAAAACGGAAAACCTGATGTTATCCACGAAAATTCTAAATTTGTAAAAGAAAATAATCGTTGGTATTACCTAGGTTTTGCAAAATAA
- the hemF gene encoding oxygen-dependent coproporphyrinogen oxidase, translated as MKNKFYKYIQDLQDTITSKLEAIDGKAKFQEDLWKRPEGGGGRTRVIQNGNVFEKGGVNISGVHGKLPDSMQKYFGVEDADFFACGLSLVLHPKNPMVPTVHANWRYFEMYDKDGNIVDQWFGGGQDLTPYYLFEEDAKHFHQTCKTACDKHNAEFYPKYKARCDEYFYNTHRNEARGIGGLFFDYCKATNNMTMENWYNFVTEVGDSFLNAYVPIVEKRKDLPYTQDHRNWQEIRRGRYVEFNLVHDKGTLFGLKTNGRIESILMSLPPHVQWVYDHHPKAGSDEAKLLDVLKNPKNWV; from the coding sequence ATGAAAAACAAATTCTATAAATATATACAAGATTTACAAGATACCATTACTTCTAAATTAGAAGCCATAGACGGTAAAGCCAAATTTCAAGAAGATCTTTGGAAACGACCCGAAGGTGGCGGCGGACGCACACGTGTTATCCAAAACGGCAATGTGTTTGAAAAAGGCGGCGTTAACATTTCTGGGGTTCACGGTAAACTTCCAGATTCTATGCAAAAATATTTTGGTGTAGAAGATGCCGATTTTTTTGCCTGTGGTTTAAGCTTAGTGCTTCACCCTAAAAATCCTATGGTGCCAACTGTACACGCTAACTGGCGTTATTTTGAAATGTATGATAAAGACGGTAATATTGTTGATCAATGGTTTGGGGGCGGACAAGACTTAACACCGTATTATTTATTTGAAGAAGACGCTAAACACTTTCACCAAACGTGTAAAACAGCTTGCGATAAGCACAATGCAGAATTTTACCCTAAATACAAAGCACGTTGCGATGAATATTTTTATAATACTCACCGTAATGAAGCCAGAGGTATTGGTGGCTTGTTTTTCGATTATTGCAAAGCCACCAACAATATGACCATGGAAAACTGGTACAATTTTGTAACCGAAGTTGGTGATAGCTTCCTTAATGCTTATGTTCCTATTGTTGAAAAACGCAAAGATTTACCCTATACGCAAGACCACCGTAATTGGCAAGAAATTCGTAGAGGGCGGTATGTAGAGTTTAATTTAGTACATGATAAAGGGACGCTTTTTGGACTAAAAACAAACGGACGCATTGAAAGTATTTTAATGAGTTTACCTCCGCATGTACAGTGGGTGTATGATCATCACCCTAAAGCTGGAAGTGACGAAGCTAAATTATTAGACGTTTTAAAAAATCCTAAAAACTGGGTATAA
- a CDS encoding GNAT family N-acetyltransferase encodes MLFNSNRFKIEPIQTKDSWGICNFVVANEDRLKRYFPKTLAQNLNPELSKLFVDKKVKEFENKEEFLFTIKPKDSNKIIGLIYLKEIDWHSKQGELAYAIDYDFEGKGIITKAVNYLSQFAFQNLKLKTLQIIVHNTNLGSIKVAENCNFTCIKTLEKEYTPPNEAPLNMELYELYKP; translated from the coding sequence ATGTTGTTTAATTCTAATAGATTTAAAATAGAACCCATTCAAACTAAAGACTCTTGGGGCATTTGCAATTTCGTAGTAGCAAACGAAGACCGCTTAAAACGTTATTTTCCAAAAACTTTAGCACAAAATTTAAATCCAGAGCTGTCTAAACTATTTGTTGATAAAAAAGTTAAGGAGTTTGAAAACAAAGAAGAATTTTTATTTACCATAAAACCAAAAGATTCTAACAAAATAATTGGCCTCATCTATTTAAAAGAAATTGATTGGCATTCAAAACAAGGCGAATTAGCTTATGCCATAGATTATGATTTTGAAGGTAAAGGCATCATCACAAAAGCGGTAAATTATTTATCACAATTTGCTTTTCAAAACCTAAAACTCAAAACACTTCAAATTATAGTTCATAATACCAATTTAGGCAGTATTAAAGTTGCTGAAAATTGTAATTTTACTTGTATAAAAACTTTAGAAAAAGAATATACGCCACCAAATGAAGCGCCTTTAAATATGGAACTTTACGAATTATATAAGCCCTAA
- a CDS encoding EI24 domain-containing protein, protein MIKNIISAIKAYFGAFSLISKLKLWKFFAVPMLISLVTAIAIFGTAYGLSDNIGAFISKIWIWDWGHETFAAISNVIGGLIVVVIGLILFKHIIMALSAPFMSPVSEKIEAHLTSTKPHSHRNTSFIQQLWRGIKINVRNLFMELLLTIPILLLKFIPVVNIFSTILLFMVQAYYAGFGNMDYTLERHFQYKKSLQFVRQRRGLAIGNGVVFLLLLLIPVVGVILVLPLSVTAASVKTVETLNAENKPQHVV, encoded by the coding sequence ATGATTAAAAACATCATTTCAGCAATTAAAGCTTACTTCGGGGCTTTTAGCTTAATTTCAAAACTAAAACTTTGGAAGTTTTTTGCAGTACCCATGCTTATCAGTCTTGTAACTGCCATAGCCATTTTTGGTACTGCCTATGGCTTATCAGACAATATTGGTGCCTTCATTTCTAAAATCTGGATTTGGGATTGGGGCCATGAAACCTTTGCCGCTATTAGTAATGTTATTGGCGGTTTAATTGTAGTAGTCATTGGACTTATTCTGTTTAAACACATCATTATGGCACTTTCGGCGCCATTTATGAGTCCCGTTTCAGAAAAAATTGAAGCGCATTTAACCAGCACCAAACCACACTCGCATAGAAATACATCATTTATTCAACAACTTTGGCGCGGTATTAAAATAAATGTTAGAAATTTATTTATGGAGCTGCTTTTAACCATTCCTATTTTACTACTAAAGTTTATTCCTGTAGTAAATATATTTTCTACCATTTTATTGTTTATGGTGCAAGCCTATTACGCTGGTTTTGGTAATATGGATTATACTTTAGAGCGCCATTTTCAGTATAAAAAAAGCCTGCAATTTGTTAGGCAGCGTCGTGGACTTGCTATTGGTAATGGTGTTGTTTTTCTGTTGCTTTTATTAATCCCCGTAGTTGGTGTTATTTTGGTATTACCTCTATCTGTTACTGCTGCTTCTGTAAAAACGGTAGAAACTTTAAACGCAGAAAACAAACCTCAGCATGTTGTTTAA